A region of the Paenibacillus sp. J23TS9 genome:
CCGTATGACAGGAGCAGGCTTTGGGGGTTGCACAGTTTCTCTCGTGCATGAGGATTCGGTAGAGCAGTTCGTGCAGCAAGTAGGCCAAGCCTACCAGGAGCGTACAGGACTCAAGGCTGAATTCTATGTTTGTGGAACCGGCGACGGCGTAAAAGAGCTGAAGGAGGACAAATAAGATGGCTATATTGGTGACAGGCGGAGCGGGATATATCGGCTCCCACACGGTAGCGGCTTTATTGGAACGCGGCGAAGAGGTTGTTGTACTCGATTATCTGCAAACGGGGCATCGGAATGCGCTGCTGGGCGGCAAGCTCTATGAAGGTGATCTGAGAGACAAGGAGCTGCTGGCGAAGCTTTTCAGCGAAAATAATATTGATGCTGTTATCCACTTTGCTGCCAATTCACTTGTCGGGGAGAGCATGCAGAAACCGGTGAAATATTACGACAACAACGTATACGGTACACTATGCCTGCTGGAAGCAATGGATGCTGCGAATGTGCGTAACATCGTATTTTCCTCCACAGCGGCGACGTACGGCGAGCCGGAACGCGTACCGATTATGGAAAACGACCGCACACAGCCGACCAACGTATATGGGGAAACCAAGCTCATGATGGAACGGATGATGTCCTGGTTTGATCAAGTACTTGGTATCAAATATGTGGCTCTGCGATATTTCAATGCGGCGGGTGCGCATGACGGCGGAAAAATTGGTGAGGATCACCGCCCGGAAAGCCATTTGATTCCGCTCGTGCTGCAAACGGCACTGAAGCAGCGGGAAAGTATTGCGGTGTTTGGCGACGATTATCCGACGGAGGACGGAACCTGCGTTCGTGACTACATTCATGTGAGCGATTTGGCCGACGCCCATCTCCGTGCCGTTGATTATCTGCGCAAAGGAGAAAGCAGCAATGTATTCAACCTCGGAATCGGCGAAGGGTTCTCGGTGAAGGATGTCATCGAAACGGCGAAGAAGGTGACGGGTTTAGATATTCCTGTGGTCATGCAAGCACGGCGTGCCGGTGATCCGGCAGTGCTGGTCGCATCTTCTCAAAAAGCCAGGGAAGTGCTCGGCTGGAACCCGTCCCGCGAAAAACTGGAAGACATCATTCAAAGCGCATGGAGCTGGCATCAGAGCCATCCGCAAGGCTACGGAGAAGAGTAAGGGGGAAGAGCATTGAACGCATCTGAAGCAACCAGAACAACACCGCAGCATGAAGCCCTTAAAGCAATCGATCTGCTCGTAAGCTTCGCGCTGGAACGGAGACTAATCGAACCACTGGATGAAGATTACAGCCGCAATCTCCTGCTCGAGCTGTTTGGTTTCAGCGAGCCCTTTATGGGAGATGAGGCATTGGAGCGTCTGGAAGGGCCGCAGCCCGCACTGGATGTATTGATTGATTACGGTTTCGGTATCGGCCTCATTCCGGAGAACACGGACACGTACCGCGATCTGCTGGATGCCAAAATTATGGGCAATCTTATGGCACGGCCTTCCGAGGTGATCCGGGAGTTCGAAAGATTGGAAGCAGCTCAGGGCATCGAGGCAGCAACGGAACGCTTTTACCAGCTATCGATTGATTCCAACTACATCCGTATGGATCGGGTTAACAAAAACGTGTATTGGGAGCATGAATCGGAATACGGTACTATCGAAATGACGATTAATTTATCCAAGCCGGAAAAAAGTCCGAAGGAAATCGCCATGGCGAAGCTGCTGCCGCCACCGGTGTATCCTAAATGCCAGCTATGCCGCGAAAACGTCGGATATGCAGGACGGGTAAACCATCCCGCACGGCAGAATCTTCGTGCAATTCCGCTTGCGCTGAACGGAGAACCGTGGTTATTTCAGTACTCGCCTTATGTGTATTATAACGAGCACTGCATTGTGTTCCATCATAATCATGTGCCGATGAAGCTCACCAAAGACAGTCTGAGGCGGCTCCTGGCATTTGTGAACCTGTATCCGCATTACTTTATCGGCTCGAACGCCGATCTTCCGATCGTGGGCGGATCCATCCTGACCCATGACCATTTTCAAGGGGGGCGGCATACGTTCCCGATTCAAAATGCGCCGAAGGAAGCGGTATTCACTCATTCGGACTACTCGGGTGTGTCGGTGAGTATCGTGAAATGGCCGATGTCCGTACTCCGTCTGACCGGACAAGACAGCGGCGTCCTGCTCGAGCTGGCGGATATGATTTATGAATCGTGGAAGCAGTACAGTGATCCGGAAGTTGATATCCTGGCATTCAGCGAAGAGAATGGGGAAAAGATACCACATAACACGGTAACCCCGATCGTGCATCGAACACCGGATGGTAGCTATGAAATGGATCTGGTGCTCCGGAACAACCGTACCAGTGAGGAGTATCCCGCAGGTATTTTCCATCCGCATGAAGAGATGCATCATATTAAAAAGGAAAATATCGGCCTGATCGAAGTGATGGGACTCGCAATTTTGCCCGGAAGGCTGAAAGAGGAGCTGGATCTTACTTCTGATATTCTTGCAGGTGACAGCGATCTGTACGATGCTATGATGGACCAGAAGGATCATGCCTTGAAGCTGCATCAGCCTTGGATTGAACAGCTCATTGCAAAGTTTGGCACGGAACGCAGCAAGGAAGAAGCATGGAAGCTCGTCCAGTCCGAAGTTGGCAGCATTTTTGTTGAAATACTCGGTCATGCAGGTGTTTATAAGAGAACCCAGGCGGGCAAGGAAGCGTTCCACCGATTTGTTTCGCATATTGGATGTGTTCAGGCTCATTAATTTCCTTTTAATTGCATAGCTGTCAAGGCATTAATCATACAAACCGTTCATTTCCGTGTATTCGGATAAGGGCGGTTTGTTTCTTGTCCGCACTGAGGGTTATAATAAATGGGTAGTATCTATTTATTTGACCTGGAGGCGATTTTACGTGAATCCATTTGAATTCCATAATCCGACCAAGCTCATCTTTGGCAAAGGTAAGCTTGATACATTAAAGACAGAAGTACCGAAGTATGGCAAGAACGTTCTGCTCGTTTACGGTGGCGGCAGCATTAAGCGCAGCGGCCTGTACGATCATGTAAACGGCCTATTGAAGGAAATCGGCGCAGAGGTGACAGAACTCGGCGGCGTTGAACCCAATCCACGCTTGTCCACGGTACATAAGGGTGTAGACCTGTGTCGTGAGAAAAATATTGACCTTATTCTGGCGGTTGGCGGCGGCAGTGTCATCGACTGTGCGAAAGCCATTGCCGTGGGTGCCAAA
Encoded here:
- the galE gene encoding UDP-glucose 4-epimerase GalE; the protein is MAILVTGGAGYIGSHTVAALLERGEEVVVLDYLQTGHRNALLGGKLYEGDLRDKELLAKLFSENNIDAVIHFAANSLVGESMQKPVKYYDNNVYGTLCLLEAMDAANVRNIVFSSTAATYGEPERVPIMENDRTQPTNVYGETKLMMERMMSWFDQVLGIKYVALRYFNAAGAHDGGKIGEDHRPESHLIPLVLQTALKQRESIAVFGDDYPTEDGTCVRDYIHVSDLADAHLRAVDYLRKGESSNVFNLGIGEGFSVKDVIETAKKVTGLDIPVVMQARRAGDPAVLVASSQKAREVLGWNPSREKLEDIIQSAWSWHQSHPQGYGEE
- a CDS encoding UDP-glucose--hexose-1-phosphate uridylyltransferase, which codes for MNASEATRTTPQHEALKAIDLLVSFALERRLIEPLDEDYSRNLLLELFGFSEPFMGDEALERLEGPQPALDVLIDYGFGIGLIPENTDTYRDLLDAKIMGNLMARPSEVIREFERLEAAQGIEAATERFYQLSIDSNYIRMDRVNKNVYWEHESEYGTIEMTINLSKPEKSPKEIAMAKLLPPPVYPKCQLCRENVGYAGRVNHPARQNLRAIPLALNGEPWLFQYSPYVYYNEHCIVFHHNHVPMKLTKDSLRRLLAFVNLYPHYFIGSNADLPIVGGSILTHDHFQGGRHTFPIQNAPKEAVFTHSDYSGVSVSIVKWPMSVLRLTGQDSGVLLELADMIYESWKQYSDPEVDILAFSEENGEKIPHNTVTPIVHRTPDGSYEMDLVLRNNRTSEEYPAGIFHPHEEMHHIKKENIGLIEVMGLAILPGRLKEELDLTSDILAGDSDLYDAMMDQKDHALKLHQPWIEQLIAKFGTERSKEEAWKLVQSEVGSIFVEILGHAGVYKRTQAGKEAFHRFVSHIGCVQAH